One window of the Chryseobacterium sp. CY350 genome contains the following:
- a CDS encoding ferritin-like domain-containing protein: MNILKLLDKLSDDTFFSKQTSRLDNLSDLSTFGKKAAVAALPLGLGSFLATSAKAETKNEPTLAMKSALTDALQLALTLEYLEDEYYRIGLQTANLIPASDKVVFQQISKHETAHVTFLKSTLNSLNVAPIAKPTFDFTVNGAFSPFTNYQQFLVLAQAFEDTGVRAYKGQAGNVMSNGAVLQAALQIHSVEARHASMVRRMRANKGWIELASGGSGSGGMPAATNAVYAGEDVTVQAGFNTATTFGAAAGSAAYDEVLTGAEATAIASLFID; encoded by the coding sequence ATGAACATTTTAAAATTATTAGATAAACTTTCTGACGATACATTTTTCTCAAAACAAACGTCTAGATTAGATAACCTTTCAGATCTTTCTACATTTGGTAAAAAAGCGGCAGTTGCAGCATTACCTTTAGGTTTAGGAAGCTTTTTAGCAACTTCTGCAAAAGCAGAAACTAAAAATGAACCAACTTTAGCTATGAAAAGTGCGCTTACAGACGCTCTTCAGTTAGCTCTAACTTTAGAATATTTAGAAGACGAATATTATAGAATAGGATTGCAGACTGCCAACCTTATCCCTGCATCAGATAAAGTAGTTTTCCAACAAATTTCAAAACACGAGACAGCTCACGTTACTTTTCTTAAAAGTACACTGAATTCTCTTAACGTTGCTCCTATAGCAAAACCAACTTTTGACTTTACTGTGAATGGTGCTTTTTCACCTTTTACAAATTATCAGCAATTTCTTGTTCTGGCTCAGGCGTTTGAAGACACAGGCGTGAGAGCTTACAAAGGACAGGCAGGAAATGTAATGTCAAACGGAGCTGTTCTTCAGGCAGCTTTACAGATTCACTCTGTAGAAGCAAGACATGCCTCTATGGTTCGTAGAATGCGTGCAAACAAAGGGTGGATTGAGTTAGCAAGTGGAGGAAGCGGAAGTGGAGGAATGCCTGCAGCAACTAATGCTGTTTATGCAGGTGAAGACGTTACAGTGCAGGCTGGCTTTAATACGGCAACAACTTTCGGTGCGGCAGCAGGTTCTGCAGCATATGATGAGGTATTGACTGGAGCAGAAGCTACAGCAATTGCATCTTTATTTATTGATTAA
- a CDS encoding M48 family metallopeptidase, whose protein sequence is MKKIIIGVFLLGSLQAVKSQKINLGKATDIISKGAKALTFTNEDAVKLSKESVDYMDKNNQIAGPKDPYTVRLNKLFSKHKSQDGLNLNYKVYKVKDINAFACADGSVRVFSSLMDVMTDDELLAVIGHEIGHVKNQDTKDAIKSAYLKAAALDAASSASSTVANLNDSQVGKMANAFLDASHSKKQESQADTYSYDFMKANKYNVVGAYTAFKKLALLSEGGSTQSGLQKMFNSHPDSNKRAEAIKKRAEKDGLWKDPGTVSLPTAKLTK, encoded by the coding sequence ATGAAAAAAATTATTATCGGTGTATTCTTACTGGGATCATTACAGGCAGTAAAGTCACAGAAAATCAATCTGGGAAAAGCAACAGATATTATTTCAAAAGGTGCTAAAGCACTAACCTTTACCAACGAAGATGCTGTAAAACTTTCCAAAGAATCCGTAGATTATATGGATAAAAACAATCAGATTGCAGGGCCAAAAGATCCTTATACAGTAAGACTGAACAAGCTTTTTTCTAAACACAAATCTCAGGACGGGCTCAATCTAAATTATAAAGTCTACAAAGTAAAAGACATTAATGCCTTTGCCTGTGCAGATGGCAGTGTACGTGTTTTTTCATCTTTGATGGATGTGATGACAGACGATGAGCTTTTGGCAGTTATCGGTCACGAGATTGGTCACGTTAAAAATCAGGATACAAAAGATGCTATAAAATCTGCTTATCTTAAAGCTGCCGCATTGGATGCAGCTTCATCAGCCTCATCCACCGTAGCAAATTTAAATGACAGTCAGGTTGGTAAAATGGCAAATGCATTTCTTGATGCCTCTCACAGCAAAAAGCAAGAATCTCAGGCAGATACTTACTCCTATGATTTCATGAAAGCAAACAAATATAATGTAGTGGGTGCTTACACCGCTTTTAAGAAGTTGGCTTTACTTTCAGAAGGAGGATCTACGCAGTCAGGCCTTCAGAAAATGTTCAATTCACATCCCGACAGTAACAAAAGAGCTGAAGCAATAAAAAAGAGAGCAGAAAAAGACGGTCTTTGGAAAGATCCGGGAACTGTTTCTCTTCCTACAGCAAAATTGACGAAATAA
- a CDS encoding ABC-F family ATP-binding cassette domain-containing protein: MLTVSNLSLQFGKRVLFDEVNIMFTKGNCYGIIGANGAGKSTFLKILTGKQDPTTGHVSLEPGKRMSVLEQDHFAYDQYTVLEAVLRGNKKLFEIKEEMDALYAKEDFSDEDGLKAGELGVVYDEMGGWNSESDAQTMLSNVGIKDDMHWQMMSELENKDKVKVLLAQALFGNPDVLILDEPTNDLDIDTIAWLEDFLADYENTVIVVSHDRHFLDTVCTHIGDLDYAKLNLYTGNYSFWYQASQLATRQRAQANKKAEEKKKELQDFIARFSSNVAKAKQATARKKMIDKLNIDDIKPSSRRYPAIIFEMEREVGDQILDVKGLEKTKDGELLFSNIDLNLKKGDKVAIISKNSLAITEFFEILAGNTQADKGNVAWGVTTNQSHMPLDNTTFFQEDINLVDWLRQFTKNDEERHEEFMRGFLGRMLFSGDEALKSCKVLSGGEKMRCMFSRMMLQKANVLLLDEPTNHLDLESITTLNNSLSNFKGNLLLSSHDHEMLQTVCNRIVELTPKGVIDRETTYDDYLADKKIKELREKMYS; the protein is encoded by the coding sequence ATGTTAACAGTATCTAACTTATCTTTACAATTTGGGAAAAGAGTCCTTTTTGACGAGGTAAACATTATGTTTACGAAAGGAAACTGCTACGGGATCATCGGAGCAAATGGTGCAGGAAAGTCTACATTCCTCAAAATATTAACAGGAAAGCAAGATCCAACCACAGGACACGTATCTCTGGAACCAGGGAAAAGGATGTCGGTTTTGGAGCAGGATCACTTTGCATATGATCAATATACAGTTCTTGAAGCTGTACTGAGAGGAAATAAAAAATTATTTGAGATAAAAGAAGAGATGGACGCTTTATACGCTAAAGAAGATTTCTCTGATGAAGACGGTTTAAAAGCAGGAGAGCTAGGTGTAGTTTATGACGAAATGGGTGGTTGGAATTCAGAATCTGATGCACAAACTATGCTTTCAAATGTGGGTATCAAAGACGATATGCACTGGCAAATGATGAGTGAACTTGAGAATAAAGATAAAGTAAAGGTTCTTTTGGCTCAGGCGCTTTTCGGAAACCCTGATGTTTTGATTCTTGATGAACCTACCAATGACCTTGACATTGACACCATCGCATGGCTGGAGGATTTCCTTGCTGATTATGAAAATACAGTAATTGTAGTTTCTCACGACCGTCACTTCTTAGATACGGTTTGTACGCACATTGGTGATTTAGATTATGCTAAATTAAATCTATATACAGGTAACTACTCTTTTTGGTATCAAGCTTCTCAGCTAGCAACAAGACAGAGAGCACAGGCTAATAAAAAAGCAGAAGAAAAGAAGAAAGAACTTCAGGACTTCATCGCAAGATTTAGCTCAAACGTTGCTAAGGCTAAACAAGCAACTGCAAGAAAAAAAATGATCGATAAATTAAACATTGATGATATTAAACCATCTTCAAGAAGATATCCGGCAATTATTTTCGAAATGGAAAGAGAAGTTGGTGATCAGATCTTAGATGTTAAAGGTTTAGAAAAAACTAAAGATGGAGAATTATTATTCTCAAACATTGATTTAAATCTTAAAAAAGGTGATAAAGTTGCCATCATTTCTAAAAACTCTTTAGCTATTACAGAATTTTTCGAAATTTTAGCCGGAAATACTCAGGCAGATAAAGGAAATGTTGCATGGGGAGTTACGACTAACCAGTCTCACATGCCTTTGGATAATACTACTTTCTTTCAGGAAGACATCAATTTAGTTGATTGGTTGAGACAATTTACTAAAAATGATGAAGAGCGTCATGAAGAATTTATGAGAGGATTCTTAGGAAGAATGCTATTCTCTGGTGATGAAGCCTTAAAATCGTGTAAAGTGCTTTCCGGAGGTGAAAAAATGAGATGTATGTTCAGCAGAATGATGCTTCAAAAAGCTAACGTATTACTATTGGATGAGCCTACAAACCATTTAGATCTTGAAAGTATTACAACTTTGAACAACTCATTGTCAAATTTCAAAGGTAACCTTCTATTGTCTTCTCATGACCACGAAATGCTTCAAACAGTATGTAACAGAATTGTTGAACTTACCCCAAAAGGAGTTATCGACAGAGAAACAACTTACGATGATTATCTTGCTGATAAAAAGATCAAGGAACTAAGAGAAAAAATGTATTCTTAA
- the smpB gene encoding SsrA-binding protein SmpB gives MKIEKTVNIFNRRARFEYEIMEEFEAGMVLTGTEIKSLRSSKASITEAFCQFISGELYIINMMIDEYKLGTFYNHKTKRERKLLLHKRELLKLEKKLKDAGNTIIPLKLYINDRGRAKVLIALGRGKKLFDKREAIKDRESKRSLDRILKKS, from the coding sequence ATGAAGATCGAAAAAACAGTAAATATATTTAACAGAAGAGCCAGATTCGAGTACGAAATCATGGAGGAATTCGAAGCGGGAATGGTACTCACGGGAACCGAAATAAAATCTCTGCGGTCATCCAAAGCATCCATTACAGAAGCCTTCTGCCAGTTCATCAGCGGTGAATTATACATCATTAATATGATGATTGATGAATATAAATTGGGCACTTTTTACAACCACAAAACAAAAAGGGAACGAAAGTTGCTGTTGCACAAAAGAGAATTGTTAAAACTCGAAAAAAAACTCAAAGATGCAGGAAATACCATTATACCTTTAAAACTTTATATTAATGACAGAGGCCGGGCTAAAGTACTCATAGCTTTAGGAAGAGGGAAAAAGCTTTTCGACAAAAGGGAAGCAATAAAAGACAGAGAAAGCAAACGGAGCCTCGACAGAATATTAAAGAAAAGTTAA
- a CDS encoding OmpA family protein has product MKNLKLGISALALTVASTVFAQTTNNPWMIGVGAHAENHKAQAGNFSNTFSATNLTKNMFNVDNFSITPPLSKLTVARNIGKGLVIDWQTTVGNVENQRLNMGKEFMLMTGLGFQAKAAGLIWNEESWFDPYLRVGANYLRHDYTALSFPRTDWRGETVTNGEAGNEPGKANHFTVSTGAGVNFWLTKNFGLGVQGDYVSTPGDKANYANFWQASASLNFRFGNRDRDKDGILDKDDLCPDTPGLPEFQGCPDTDGDGVPDKDDQCPEVAGPVENNGCPWPDTDGDGVIDKDDACPTVAGPAENNGCPWPDTDGDGILDKDDACPTVPGLPEYNGCPKPKKQTAIELEQSFGSVFFDFNKATIKADSKGALDAAAELIKKDGGNYLLEGRTDAKGAEAYNLKLSRERAAAVVAALDARGVDANALKSVGVGESKATVSEKASDAERQVDRKVVVTAVEDAAEWNAIKKRDYEDAPVKKAPAKKKATKKRK; this is encoded by the coding sequence ATGAAAAATCTAAAATTAGGAATTTCAGCATTGGCGCTTACGGTTGCCTCTACTGTTTTCGCTCAGACTACCAACAATCCGTGGATGATCGGAGTTGGTGCTCATGCGGAAAACCATAAAGCTCAGGCAGGTAATTTCAGTAATACCTTCTCTGCTACAAACTTGACGAAGAATATGTTCAATGTGGACAATTTCTCGATCACTCCACCATTATCTAAACTTACTGTTGCAAGAAACATCGGTAAAGGTTTGGTAATTGACTGGCAGACTACAGTTGGTAACGTTGAAAACCAAAGATTAAACATGGGTAAAGAATTCATGTTAATGACAGGTTTAGGTTTCCAAGCTAAAGCAGCTGGACTTATCTGGAATGAAGAGTCTTGGTTTGATCCGTATTTAAGAGTAGGTGCTAACTACCTTAGACACGATTATACAGCTCTTTCTTTCCCAAGAACTGACTGGAGAGGTGAAACAGTAACAAACGGTGAGGCTGGTAACGAGCCTGGTAAAGCTAATCACTTTACAGTTTCTACTGGTGCTGGTGTTAACTTTTGGTTAACTAAGAACTTCGGTCTTGGTGTACAAGGAGATTATGTTTCTACTCCTGGTGACAAAGCAAACTATGCTAACTTTTGGCAAGCTTCTGCTTCTTTGAACTTTAGATTCGGGAACAGAGACAGAGATAAAGATGGTATCTTAGATAAAGACGATTTGTGTCCAGATACACCAGGTTTACCAGAATTCCAAGGTTGTCCTGATACTGACGGAGACGGAGTTCCAGATAAAGACGATCAATGTCCAGAAGTTGCTGGTCCGGTTGAAAACAACGGTTGTCCTTGGCCAGATACAGACGGTGATGGTGTAATCGACAAAGATGATGCTTGTCCTACAGTTGCAGGTCCTGCAGAAAACAATGGTTGTCCTTGGCCAGATACAGACGGTGACGGTATCTTAGATAAAGATGATGCTTGTCCTACTGTTCCAGGTCTTCCAGAATACAACGGATGTCCTAAGCCTAAAAAACAAACTGCTATTGAATTAGAGCAAAGTTTCGGAAGCGTATTCTTCGATTTCAACAAAGCTACTATTAAAGCAGATTCTAAAGGTGCATTAGATGCAGCTGCTGAATTGATCAAAAAAGACGGTGGTAACTACTTGTTAGAAGGTAGAACTGATGCTAAAGGTGCTGAAGCTTACAACTTGAAATTATCTAGAGAAAGAGCTGCTGCTGTAGTTGCTGCTTTAGATGCAAGAGGTGTAGATGCAAACGCTTTAAAATCAGTAGGTGTTGGTGAATCTAAAGCTACAGTTTCTGAAAAAGCTTCTGATGCTGAAAGACAAGTAGACAGAAAAGTTGTAGTAACTGCTGTTGAAGATGCTGCTGAGTGGAACGCAATCAAGAAAAGAGATTACGAAGATGCTCCAGTGAAAAAAGCTCCAGCTAAAAAGAAAGCTACTAAAAAAAGAAAATAA
- a CDS encoding YebC/PmpR family DNA-binding transcriptional regulator, which translates to MGRAFEYRKASKMARWDKMAKTFSKIGKDIALAVKAGGPDAEANPALRRCIQNAKGANMPKDNVERAIKKASGADAENYEEINYEGYGQGGVAFFVECTTNNTTRTVANVRAIFNKFDGNLGKNGELAFIFDRKGIFSIDLSQIKMDWDDFEMEMIDGGAEDVEKDDEEVMITTAFEDFGSLSHKLDELKIEVKSAELQRIPNNIKEVTAEQFKANMKMLDRFEEDDDVQNVYHNMEITDELLDSL; encoded by the coding sequence ATGGGAAGAGCATTTGAATATAGAAAAGCTTCGAAAATGGCACGCTGGGACAAGATGGCCAAAACTTTTTCTAAAATAGGTAAAGATATTGCGCTAGCGGTAAAAGCAGGTGGTCCTGACGCTGAAGCAAATCCGGCATTGAGAAGATGCATACAAAATGCTAAAGGTGCGAATATGCCTAAGGATAATGTTGAAAGGGCAATTAAAAAGGCAAGTGGCGCCGACGCTGAGAATTATGAAGAAATCAACTATGAAGGTTACGGGCAGGGTGGTGTAGCATTCTTTGTTGAATGTACTACTAATAACACGACAAGAACCGTTGCTAACGTAAGAGCTATTTTCAATAAGTTTGATGGCAATTTAGGAAAGAATGGTGAATTGGCTTTCATCTTCGACCGAAAAGGAATTTTCAGTATCGATTTATCACAAATCAAAATGGATTGGGATGATTTTGAAATGGAAATGATTGATGGCGGAGCAGAAGATGTTGAAAAAGATGACGAAGAAGTAATGATAACTACAGCTTTTGAAGATTTCGGCTCGTTATCTCACAAATTAGATGAGCTTAAGATAGAAGTGAAAAGTGCAGAACTTCAAAGAATTCCAAATAATATAAAAGAAGTTACGGCAGAACAATTTAAAGCAAACATGAAGATGCTTGATCGTTTCGAGGAAGATGATGACGTGCAAAACGTGTATCATAATATGGAAATCACAGACGAATTATTAGATTCTTTATAA
- a CDS encoding UDP-2,3-diacylglucosamine diphosphatase, which produces MKRNVELVVISDVHLGTYGCKAKELLRYLNSIQPKTLVLNGDIIDIWQFKKSYFPKTHLKVIKKIISFATKSTDVYYITGNHDEIFRKFTDFELGKLKVINKLHLTLGDKKTWIFHGDVFDASVQHSKWIAKLGGKGYDLLIVINNLVNFCLEKMGREKYSFSKKIKNNVKKAVKYIGDFELTASELAIDNGYDFVVCGHIHQPQIREVKTKKGSCTYLNSGDWIENLSALEYHNNEWKIFHYEEHQHLLKDDETEDMHDLNNSDLLKIVTQFT; this is translated from the coding sequence ATGAAAAGAAACGTTGAATTGGTTGTCATTTCGGATGTACATTTAGGAACTTACGGATGTAAGGCTAAAGAATTGTTGAGATACCTCAATTCAATTCAACCAAAAACTTTGGTATTGAACGGTGATATCATCGATATCTGGCAATTTAAAAAGTCTTACTTCCCTAAGACTCATCTGAAAGTAATTAAAAAGATAATTTCGTTCGCTACAAAAAGTACAGACGTGTATTATATTACGGGCAATCACGATGAGATATTTAGAAAATTTACTGATTTTGAATTGGGAAAATTAAAAGTTATAAACAAACTGCACCTCACTTTAGGTGATAAGAAAACTTGGATTTTTCACGGAGATGTTTTTGATGCTTCCGTACAGCATTCGAAATGGATTGCAAAACTTGGAGGGAAAGGGTATGACCTGCTGATTGTAATCAATAATCTTGTCAATTTTTGTTTAGAGAAAATGGGAAGAGAGAAATACTCATTTTCAAAAAAAATTAAGAATAACGTCAAGAAAGCTGTGAAGTATATAGGTGATTTTGAGCTGACAGCTTCTGAACTTGCCATCGACAATGGATATGATTTTGTAGTTTGCGGGCATATTCATCAGCCGCAAATACGTGAAGTTAAAACTAAAAAAGGTTCATGTACTTACTTAAATTCGGGTGATTGGATTGAGAATCTTTCCGCCTTAGAGTATCATAATAATGAATGGAAAATCTTTCATTATGAAGAGCATCAACATTTACTTAAAGATGATGAAACCGAGGACATGCATGATCTTAATAATTCTGATCTTCTGAAAATCGTTACTCAATTTACATAA
- a CDS encoding glycosyltransferase family protein — protein MKILYAFQGTGNGHVARAQEIIPILKKYASVDTLISGHQSQLKTDFPIDFNHRGVSLLYNKTGGVSYKKILFENNFLEALKTVRQIKLSHYDLIINDYEPLTAWACKLKDLKMLELSHQASMSFLETPKPDKKDFFGDLILKHYCPGKNKIGFHFENYHRQIKKPVIRRKIRDLNPVKKGFYAVYLPSFSDENIIKILGQIPVQWRVFSKYTKIHTKISNVEIYPVDETHFLECFESCDGILCNAGFEGPAEALFMDKKLFVIPIHRQYEQECNACALDKMGVPNSKTLKIEEIQNWVDSDIHIKVNYPDDIEDIILNEVLTF, from the coding sequence ATGAAGATATTATATGCATTTCAGGGGACAGGAAACGGTCATGTTGCAAGAGCGCAGGAGATTATTCCTATATTAAAAAAATATGCTTCTGTAGATACTTTGATTAGCGGACACCAGTCGCAGTTGAAGACAGACTTTCCCATAGATTTTAATCACCGCGGGGTTTCGCTCCTTTACAATAAAACTGGAGGAGTCTCATATAAAAAGATTCTTTTTGAAAATAATTTTCTTGAGGCTTTAAAAACCGTGCGACAGATAAAATTAAGTCATTATGATTTAATTATAAATGATTATGAACCTTTGACTGCATGGGCTTGCAAATTGAAAGATTTAAAAATGCTCGAACTTAGCCATCAGGCTTCCATGAGCTTTCTTGAAACTCCTAAGCCGGATAAAAAAGACTTTTTTGGAGATTTGATTCTCAAACATTATTGTCCCGGAAAAAATAAAATTGGTTTTCACTTCGAAAATTATCATCGGCAAATAAAAAAGCCGGTTATTAGAAGAAAAATCAGAGATCTAAATCCAGTAAAAAAAGGATTTTATGCGGTTTATCTCCCAAGTTTTTCAGATGAAAATATTATTAAAATTTTAGGTCAAATTCCTGTTCAGTGGAGAGTATTTTCGAAATACACAAAAATTCACACTAAAATAAGTAATGTAGAAATCTATCCCGTGGATGAAACACATTTCTTAGAATGTTTTGAAAGTTGTGACGGAATTCTCTGTAATGCAGGTTTTGAAGGACCCGCAGAGGCTCTTTTTATGGATAAAAAGCTATTTGTAATTCCTATTCATCGTCAATACGAGCAAGAATGCAACGCATGCGCTCTGGATAAGATGGGTGTGCCAAATTCTAAAACTCTGAAGATTGAAGAAATTCAGAATTGGGTAGATTCAGACATTCATATTAAAGTAAATTATCCTGATGATATTGAGGATATTATTTTAAATGAAGTTTTAACGTTCTAG
- a CDS encoding GNAT family N-acetyltransferase yields the protein MKFENNKSGNGGVITLNNEIKEVGRLTYTIFPEDKKLIISFVLVHSEFEGRGMGKYLVEEAIKFARENQWNVYPHCSYARAVMRRMNDVEDIFLER from the coding sequence ATGAAATTCGAAAACAATAAATCAGGAAATGGCGGAGTCATCACACTCAATAACGAAATAAAAGAAGTCGGGAGATTAACTTATACCATATTTCCGGAAGATAAAAAACTGATCATTTCATTTGTGCTAGTCCATTCTGAATTTGAAGGTCGCGGCATGGGAAAATACTTAGTGGAAGAAGCCATAAAATTCGCCAGAGAAAATCAGTGGAATGTATATCCGCACTGTTCTTACGCCAGAGCCGTCATGAGAAGAATGAATGACGTGGAAGATATTTTTCTAGAACGTTAA
- a CDS encoding RDD family protein, which produces MSQIAINTSQNVNINFNISSIGERFVAFLIDSAVKIAYGIIIFYLFFSVFDLGYILNGLDQWSVGAVYSILLFPTVIYPVVLESLMEGQTLGKKVMKIRVVKIDGYQASFGDYLIRWVFRVIDISVLLVGFITMIITKNNQRFGDIAAGTAVISLKNQINISHTILENLNKDYVPTFPQVIGLSDNDMRIIKDNYLKALRIDDRQIITKLSDKIKGILKLEVDPTKMTERQFIGVVIKDYNYYTGKE; this is translated from the coding sequence ATGTCTCAAATTGCGATTAACACCTCACAAAATGTAAATATTAACTTTAACATTTCAAGTATTGGTGAAAGATTTGTTGCCTTTCTCATCGATTCTGCGGTAAAGATTGCATACGGCATTATCATTTTTTATCTTTTTTTCAGTGTTTTTGATTTAGGATATATTTTAAACGGTCTCGATCAATGGTCAGTTGGTGCAGTGTACAGCATTCTACTTTTCCCCACCGTTATTTATCCGGTTGTTTTAGAAAGTCTGATGGAAGGACAAACGCTTGGCAAGAAAGTAATGAAAATACGTGTGGTGAAAATCGATGGTTATCAGGCAAGTTTTGGTGATTATCTGATTCGCTGGGTTTTCAGAGTAATTGATATTTCTGTTCTGCTTGTCGGCTTCATTACGATGATCATCACAAAAAACAATCAGCGTTTTGGAGACATTGCAGCGGGAACAGCCGTGATTTCACTTAAAAATCAGATTAATATTTCGCATACAATTCTGGAAAATCTCAATAAAGATTACGTCCCTACTTTTCCTCAGGTAATTGGCCTGAGCGATAACGATATGAGAATTATTAAAGACAATTATTTAAAGGCTTTAAGGATAGATGACCGTCAAATTATCACTAAGCTTTCAGATAAAATAAAAGGAATTTTAAAACTGGAAGTTGATCCCACGAAAATGACCGAAAGACAGTTTATAGGAGTGGTAATCAAGGATTATAATTACTACACAGGGAAAGAATAA
- a CDS encoding stage II sporulation protein M — protein MREVYFIKQNKEKWLGIEQVIQGKIKKNPDDLSSLYINLINDLSFAQTYYPKSNTTVYLNHLSSQIFQKIYKTKRVEENRILYFFKTEVPLLVYQYRRYLLYAFLFFILFTSMGVLSAIYDKDFANIILGESYVNTTIENIKAGNAVGVYQSGSTWGSTIGITMNNIGVGAKLYIYGIFGGIGTLCALLYNCVMLGSFQYFFYDYGALKDSARGIWLHGVFEIFAMVVEAMCGLILGTSILFPKTLSRFESLKIGLKDSFKIFLSTIPFTICAGIIEGYVTRHALKMPEFLNLIIIFGCLAIIGFYYLVYPFMVNKK, from the coding sequence ATGAGAGAAGTTTATTTTATTAAACAAAATAAAGAAAAATGGTTGGGAATCGAACAGGTTATTCAGGGGAAAATCAAAAAAAATCCTGACGACCTGTCTTCACTGTACATTAATCTGATCAATGATCTGTCTTTTGCACAGACTTATTACCCCAAAAGTAATACGACGGTTTATCTAAACCATCTTTCTTCTCAAATTTTCCAGAAAATTTATAAGACCAAAAGGGTAGAAGAAAACAGGATACTGTACTTTTTCAAAACTGAAGTTCCGCTTTTGGTTTATCAATACAGAAGATATCTGTTGTATGCATTCTTGTTTTTTATTCTGTTTACGTCGATGGGCGTACTTTCTGCAATCTACGATAAAGATTTTGCCAATATTATTTTGGGTGAAAGCTATGTAAATACGACGATTGAAAATATAAAAGCCGGTAATGCAGTCGGTGTTTATCAAAGTGGTTCTACGTGGGGAAGCACGATCGGAATTACAATGAACAATATCGGCGTAGGAGCCAAACTTTATATCTACGGTATTTTTGGTGGAATTGGGACGTTATGTGCTCTTCTTTACAATTGTGTAATGTTGGGCTCGTTTCAGTATTTTTTCTATGATTACGGAGCTTTAAAAGACAGCGCAAGAGGTATCTGGCTCCACGGAGTTTTTGAAATTTTTGCCATGGTTGTAGAAGCAATGTGCGGATTGATTTTAGGAACCTCCATACTTTTTCCAAAAACATTGTCAAGATTCGAATCTTTAAAAATCGGTTTAAAAGATTCATTTAAAATATTTTTAAGTACAATTCCATTTACCATTTGCGCAGGCATTATTGAGGGCTACGTTACAAGACATGCTTTAAAAATGCCCGAGTTTTTAAATTTAATAATCATTTTCGGATGCCTGGCGATCATAGGATTTTACTATCTTGTATATCCGTTTATGGTCAACAAAAAATAA